The Solanum pennellii chromosome 11, SPENNV200 genome contains a region encoding:
- the LOC107003992 gene encoding adenylate isopentenyltransferase 5, chloroplastic-like, whose protein sequence is MTTLINNEEFNKKKVIFIMGVTGTGKSRLSVDVATHLRGEIINSDKMQVYKGLEIVTNKITHTEIQGVRHYLLVEIEPNSDFTADDFCLQAVVYIEKILKTQRVPIIVGGSNSYIEKLVEDPVFMFKYKYDSCFIWIDVEQSVLNRRVDMRVDQMVKAGLVDEVRLIFIPDADYTKGIRRSIGLPEMDRYLREETNMDGDDESKQMILQASISSIKRNSRMLICNQLDKIQRLISEKMWPLHHIIATDVFKEDREEDIHEAWTNTVLQPCLDIVKRFLKRDRHNIIIEGT, encoded by the exons ATGACTACTTTGATCAACAATGAAGAGTTCAACAAGAAAAAAGTGATCTTCATAATGGGGGTCACAGGAACGGGAAAATCCCGTCTCTCTGTTGACGTTGCCACCCATTTGCGAGGAGAAATAATCAACTCGGATAAAATGCAAGTTTACAAGGGACTTGAAATTGTTACAAACAAGATCACACACACTGAGATACAAGGTGTACGACACTATTTGTtag TTGAAATTGAACCAAATTCAGACTTCACAGCTGATGATTTTTGTTTGCAAGCTGTCGTCTACATAGAAAAAATACTGAAGACTCAACGTGTTCCAATTATTGTTGGAGGGTCAAATTCGTATATTGAAAAACTTGTGGAAGATCCTGtgttcatgttcaaatataagtatgataGTTGCTTTATTTGGATAGATGTTGAGCAATCAGTCTTGAACCGTAGAGTTGACATGAGGGTTGATCAAATGGTCAAAGCAG GGCTAGTGGATGAGGTGCGACTGATTTTTATTCCAGATGCAGATTACACCAAAGGAATCCGACGGTCCATCGGTCTCCCTGAAATGGACAGATATTTAAGGGAAGAAACAAATATGGACGGAGATGATGAATCAAAGCAGAtgattcttcaagcttcaatttcAAGTATCAAGCGTAATTCTCGTATGCTAATTTGTAACCAACTTGACAAGATTCAACGATTAATAAGCGAGAAAATGTGGCCATTGCATCATATAATTGCTACGGACGTTTTCAAAGAAGATAGAGAAGAAGATATTCACGAAGCATGGACGAATACTGTATTGCAACCATGCCTAGATATTGTGAAGAGATTTCTCAAAAGAGATCgtcacaatattattattgaggGTACATAA
- the LOC114074769 gene encoding adenylate isopentenyltransferase 5, chloroplastic-like has translation MWPVHHIIATDVFKEDREEDIDEAWTNTVLQPCRDIVKRFLKCDRHNIIIEDKMNTFINNEEFNKKKVIFIMGATGTGKSRLSVDVATHFRGEIINSDKMQVYKGLEIVTNKITHTEKQGVRHYLLGEIEPDSDFTAEDFCLQAVVYIEKILKTQRVPIIVGGSNSYIEKLVEDPVFMFKYRYNSCFIWIDVEQSVLNRRVDMRVDQLVKAGLVDEVQHIFIPDADYTKGIRRSIGVPEMDRYLREETNIDGDDESKQMIRQASITSIKRNTHKMNTFINNEEFNKKKVIFIMSATGTGKSRLSVDVATHFRGEIINSNKMQVYKGLEIVTNKITHTEKQGVRHYLLGKIEPDSDFTAEDFCLQAVVYIEKILKTQRVPIIVGESN, from the exons ATGTGGCCAGTGCATCATATAATTGCTACGGACGTTTTCAAAGAAGATAGAGAAGAAGATATTGACGAAGCATGGACGAATACTGTTTTGCAACCATGCCGAGATATTGTGAAGAGATTTCTCAAATGCGATCgtcacaatattattattgagg atAAAATGAATACTTTCATCAACAATGAAGAGTTCAACAAGAAAAAAGTGATCTTCATAATGGGGGCCACAGGAACGGGAAAATCCCGTCTCTCTGTTGACGTTGCCACCCATTTTCGAGGAGAAATAATCAACTCGGATAAAATGCAAGTTTACAAGGGACTTGAAATCGTTACAAACAAGATCACACACACTGAGAAACAAGGTGTACGACACTATTTGTtag gtgaaattgaACCAGATTCAGACTTCACAGctgaagatttttgtttgcaAGCTGTCGTCTACATAGAAAAAATACTGAAGACTCAACGTGTTCCAATTATTGTTGGAGGGTCAAATTCGTATATCGAAAAACTTGTGGAAGATCCTGtgttcatgttcaaatataGGTATAACAGTTGCTTTATTTGGATTGATGTTGAGCAATCAGTCTTGAACCGTAGAGTTGACATGAGGGTTGATCAACTGGTGAAAGCag GGCTAGTGGATGAGGTGCAACATATTTTCATTCCAGATGCAGATTACACCAAAGGAATCCGACGGTCTATCGGTGTACCTGAAATGGACAGATATTTAAGGGAAGAAACAAATATAGACGGAGATGATGAATCAAAGCAGATGATTCGTCAAGCTTCAATTACAAGTATCAAGCGTAATACTC ATAAAATGAATACTTTCATCAACAATGAAGAGTTCAACAAGAAAAAAGTGATCTTCATAATGAGTGCCACAGGAACGGGAAAATCCCGTCTCTCTGTTGACGTTGCCACCCATTTTCGAGGAGAAATAATCAACTCGAATAAAATGCAAGTTTACAAGGGACTTGAAATTGTTACAAACAAGATCACACATACTGAGAAACAAGGTGTACGACACTATTTGTtag GTAAAATTGAACCAGATTCAGACTTCACAGctgaagatttttgtttgcaAGCTGTCGTCTACATAGAAAAAATACTGAAGACTCAACGTGTTCCAATTATTGTTGGAGAGTCAAATTAG